One genomic region from Equus caballus isolate H_3958 breed thoroughbred chromosome 4, TB-T2T, whole genome shotgun sequence encodes:
- the TBRG4 gene encoding FAST kinase domain-containing protein 4: protein MAARLVKRCTCLLREAALLAPAVSPVGRLRLARVAHKTLTSSATSPSSHFPGSLSELVEREQVFTPYPERQEVDHLIEKAARPEELLDLLGGGHCLHQNHAALILIRLSRLLSEKPGDKASLVRDARFQQLLHLVNSQITTVWHGTLVKLLRSLYALALPAGSKELQSVEQEVRWRMRRLKYKHLAFLAESSTTYMQERESRELLAELLVHLERRWAEIEDGRTVVAMMMKVGHLSESLMNRLEDKCLELVEQFGPDELRKVLVTLAAQNRRSVPLLRAISYHLVQKPFPLTKGMLLDLAYAYGKLGFHQTQVFQRLAADLLPHTPSLTSGEVARCAKSFAFLKWLNLPLFEAFAQHVLNRAQSTTVPHLCNMLLAFARLNFRPEREDQFFSLVREKLGSELAGLDPALQVDVVWALCVLQQVREAELRAVLRPEFHTQFLGGESPKDQSIFQKLLHINATAQLEHPEYTSPLLPVSALVPRLSALDKKVTPLQKELQETLKGLLGSSDRGSFMVATQYGWVLDAEVLLDADSQFLPLRDFVAPHLAPPSGSQPLPPGAKRLAFLRWEFPNFNSRSKDLLGRFVLARRHVLAAGFLVVDVPYYEWLELKSEWQKGAYLKDKIRKAVAEELAK, encoded by the exons ATGGCAGCTCGCCTGGTGAAGCGATGTACATGCCTCCTGAGAGAGGCTGCTCTTCTAGCCCCTGCCGTATCTCCGGTTGGCCGACTGAGACTTGCCAGGGTAGCGCATAAGACTCTGACTTCCTCAGCTACCTCACCCAGTTCCCACTTCCCAGGATCCTTGTCAGAGCTTGTGGAGAGGGAACAAGTGTTTACTCCCTACCCAGAGCGCCAGGAGGTGGACCACCTCATCGAGAAGGCTGCCCGGCCTGAGGAGCTCCTGGACCTGCTTGGTGGTGGTCACTGCCTGCACCAGAACCATGCAGCGCTCATCCTCATCCGCCTCTCTCGCCTGCTGTCTGAGAAGCCAGGAGACAAAGCCTCGCTCGTACGGGATGCCCGCTTCCAGCAGCTTCTCCATCTCGTCAACAGTCAG ATAACCACTGTCTGGCACGGCACCCTCGTGAAGCTGCTCCGGAGCCTCTATGCACTGGCGCTCCCCGCAGGATCCAAGGAGCTGCAGTCGGTGGAGCAGGAGGTCCGCTGGCGAATGCGCAGGCTCAAGTACAAGCACCTGGCCTTCCTGGCCGAGTCGAGCACCACCTACATGCAGGAACGGGAGTCCCGGGAGCTGCTGGCTGAGCTCCTCGTGCACCTGGAGCGGCGCTGGGCGGAGATCGAAGACGGCCGCACAGTGGTGGCCATGATGATGAAGGTGGGGCACCTCTCAGAGTCACTGATGAACCGCCTGGAGGACAAG TGCCTGGAGCTGGTGGAGCAGTTTGGCCCCGACGAGCTGCGGAAGGTGCTGGTGACGCTGGCAGCTCAGAACCGGCGGTCGGTGCCCTTGCTGCGGGCCATCTCTTATCACCTGGTCCAGAAGCCCTTCCCCCTGACGAAAGGCATGCTCCTGGACCTGGCCTATGCCTACG GTAAACTCGGCTTCCACCAGACCCAGGTGTTCCAGCGCTTGGCCGCCGACCTGCTGCCCCACACGCCCAGCCTGACATCTGGTGAGGTGGCCCGCTGCGCCAAGTCCTTCGCCTTCCTCAAGTGGCTCAACCTGCCCCTGTTCGAGGCCTTTGCCCAG CACGTCCTGAACAGAGCCCAGAGCACCACTGTGCCACACCTGTGCAACATGCTCCTGGCTTTCGCCCGTCTGAACTTCCGTCCAGAGCGAGAGGATCAGTTCTTCAGCCTG GTGCGGGAGAAGCTGGGGTCAGAGCTGGCAGGCCTGGACCCAGCCCTGCAGGTGGACGTGGTGTGGGCCCTGTGTGTGCTGCAGCAGGTGCGGGAAGCGGAGCTTCGGGCTGTGCTCCGCCCTGAATTTCACACCCAGTTTCTAG GTGGCGAGTCCCCAAAGGATCAGAGTATCTTCCAGAAGCTGCTCCACATCAATGCCACCGCCCAGCTGGAACACCCCGAGTATACCAGCCCCCTTTTGCCGGTCTCAGCCTTGGTCCCCAGGCTCTCAGCTCTTGACAAGAAGGTGACCCCCTTGCAGAAGGAGCTGCAGGAGACACTGAAGGGACTGCTGGGGAGCTCCGACAGGGGCAGCTTCATGGTGGCCACGCAGTACGGCTGGGTTCTGG ATGCTGAGGTGCTGCTGGACGCCGATAGCCAGTTCCTGCCCCTGAGGGACTTTGTGGCCCCTCATCTCGCCCCACCCTCCGGGAGCCAGCCACTTCCCCCTGGGGCCAAGAG gctggccttccTGCGCTGGGAGTTCCCTAACTTCAACAGCCGAAGCAAAGACTTGCTGGGGCGCTTTGTGCTGGCCCGGCGACACGTGCTGGCTGCTGGCTTCCTAGTGGTAGAC gtcCCGTACTACGAGTGGCTGGAACTCAAGTCTGAATGGCAGAAAGGCGCCTACCTCAAGGACAAGATTCGAAAAGCAGTGGCCGAGGAGCTGGCCAAGTGA